A single window of Deinococcus betulae DNA harbors:
- a CDS encoding NUDIX domain-containing protein, which produces MSDPPGLSVGVSVLLQDEAGRVLLQRRGDDGRWGTPGGRLNPGETFLAAAHRELHEETGLSCPGLTLLPLPDGLVDGPSFRHDYPSGQTVFMVGLRAWGILPAAAVEDAAPDDSGETLELRWFALDDLPALSGAVNVASMNLLRARAGLGPLVNFA; this is translated from the coding sequence ATGTCCGACCCACCTGGATTGTCGGTTGGCGTGAGTGTGCTGCTGCAAGACGAGGCAGGCCGGGTGCTGCTTCAGCGCCGGGGCGACGACGGCCGCTGGGGCACACCGGGCGGGCGCCTGAACCCCGGCGAAACCTTTCTAGCGGCGGCCCACCGGGAACTGCACGAGGAAACCGGCCTGAGCTGCCCTGGCCTGACCCTCCTGCCGCTGCCGGACGGCCTGGTGGACGGCCCCAGCTTCCGGCACGACTACCCCAGTGGGCAGACCGTGTTCATGGTGGGCCTGCGCGCCTGGGGGATTCTCCCGGCGGCCGCAGTGGAGGATGCCGCGCCTGACGACAGCGGCGAAACGCTGGAGCTGCGCTGGTTCGCCCTGGACGACCTGCCGGCCCTGAGCGGCGCGGTGAACGTGGCGAGCATGAATCTGCTGCGGGCGCGCGCTGGACTGGGGCCGCTGGTCAACTTTGCATGA